TATGATTTGTCCAAATCCATTGATTTCACCATCCCTGAATCTTCAGAATAGGTATCCAACAGCTTCCTAACAAAGTTGTTTCCATCCATGTCCAGGGATCCACCTCCAACCCGTGATTTGTACAGCTCAGATTCAAGTTCTCTCAAACGCTGTCGAAGCATTTCAGACTCTTGTTGAAATTGAAGTACCACATTTTCCATCTTCCTCCTTTCCATTTCAATTAACTCATCTGCCATTTTCTCACATTCCTGTATCCTCTTCTCCAATTCACTTTTCAGTTTCTGAACCTGCTGATTTGCCTTTAGATTGATCTCCTCCTCCATTGTATCATGTCCTTTTCCTTCTGCAAGGGCAACTTTAGCCCTGAGGGCAgcaatttcttcttccttcttcataAGTTCTTTTTGGGCATCATTACGCTCTTTTTCTCTCAGCTTGTTCTCCATCTGTAGCTTGTAAATAAACTGGTCCATAGCTGCAATCCTTGACCCCAAAATGACGGCTGATGAAGAATCTTCCGCACCTTTTTCCTTAATTGGAGTATGAGGACCACGAACTATGCACTTAGCTTTAGCACCATATTCTAGAGTGGATATGGTTTTGTGCAGCTCCTTAGGATCAGGGCTGGCACAGAGTATCATCAGAATTTTGGACTTGTCATCCTCAAAAGAATCCTAGACAAAATGATTGGAATTATTTCACAAAAGTCATTAAACATTGAGCTGGCAAGTTGTCGCGATGAAAGATCCACCAGACCACAAAAGAAATGTACCTGAAGAAGCATTGTTAACTTGCTGTCTCTGAAAGGTACATGGGAATCACCATTTGCAATGGACTCAACCACACGCTTCAGTGCTGTGTTCCCTTGGTTAATTTTTGCTGTCTGAATTTCAGAGAGAGCATGATCATGGTTACAAGAAGAACATGATCATAACTTAATTGCACCACAAAAGCTACTATCCATAGCAATTCAATACCTGCAATTTAGCTTCCAATCCATTTTGACCAGCTTGTTCAATATTTTCAGAACCTGCCATGTCTACAAGCATTAGCCGTCCTCCAACTGTAGGGACATCAAGAATTATCTGCAAACATGAATAAAGTGGGATTGTGTTAGCAATGGAGCGACTAAGTTAACAAGCAAGCAATCAAATTATAAGCTAAATGATACCATGCAGTGGCTCCGAGAACTTCTCTCATTACAGAGTGTGCTTTTGACAATCCTACGCTTTTCCACCTTTTGTATCTCCCTTGATATCTTTGTAGCTTCATGACCAGCAATAAAGCTTGCATTTTTAGCCTTCTTTCCCATTACTTCCAGCCTCACCTACGCAATAAAGACCAAGAATATAGTATCCTGATGTGCCCAAGCCCAACATAACAACGAAATAAAGTAATACCATATCAATATCcgccaaacaaacatttaataGCCATTTTCTGTAACTGTAGTACTTACAATCCAACTTCTCCATGGTCTGGCACTGTACAAGGTCCTAGCTAAAACAGAGTGTTTTCAGCTACATTCTAGGTTTATGCAGGACGAGCACATGGATAACAACAAAAAAACTAGAATCGACAATACTGATTCTACAAATGCAACAGGCAAAGTTCCAAACCCCTATCTACTTGAAGGTGAGAAGGTGCATCTTCTTCATGAGGAAGGTTACTTTTATCACTAAAGAAGAAATAGACGCATTTTTCCATATGCCTAACAAATTAATCTCCACAAATATATACCTAAAATACCTCATTAAAAACCTGCAAAGAACAAACGAAGTATATTCTAAGACtatcaagttcaagaaaatacaTGAATATGATGCTGGCACTAATAAACACTATCAAATCTCATGCATTCCATAACAAACTTAAGTGATCATTGGTTAGCCAAAAGTTTCCGGTTTTTATATAACAACCATAACAGTTCAACAAAAGAGGAAATTTTCACCTTCGAAGCACTTCCTCCTTTAGCCCAACCAAGATTGAATCCTCCACCATTATTAGTAGACAGCAAATCATAAATCTCCTCATTGTATATCTCTAATACAGTCACTTGAACAAAAGTAGCAGGCCCCAACTTCTCACCATTTTCTTCACCCACTTCTTCACCTTCCCATAATATATCTTTCAATGATTTGTACACAATCCCTGGCTGCTTTCCACACCCAAACATGGTGTGACTTTTACCAGCACCAGTTGGCCCGTACATCATAATAGTGCATTTATCTCCTAATTTCACCCCATTAATCCGTGACTCAACGAATTTCTTGTAAAATGCATCAAGATCCTCTTCTTCAGACAGTGAAACCCCATCTAAACTAAAATCCCTGTACCCAATTTCAGTCTTGACCCTTAAAGATTGTTTGTCAGGATTGATCTGCAAGGCTGAGGATGAAGCGGGATTCTTTTTCTGATCTGGGTAGTCACGAATTCGGCCTATTACTTCCACTGGATGCTCTGCTGGTGGGTTGTTGCTCTCTTTTGCCATTGCTGATGAATTGGGGTTCGGAGATGGCTTAGAAACGTTGAAATTTAGACGCTGCTTTGATTGTGGGGTTCTGGTTTGATTATGGGCTggatttgattttgatgaagGGGTCTGCATCATTGAATGGGGCTTTGATGATGGTGTAGGTGCCATCGCATTTAGCACAAGAAATCAGGAGGAAAGATGGGAATATTTACCCTTTTATTGGGATTCTTGTGGGTTTCAAGATTCTGATGACAGATTTCTTTATGAGTTAGTGTGTGTCTGTGTGTGAGATAACAGGGAAAAGATGGGATTTGAATGTTGAAGGAGATTCAGAATTGAGTAATTTTTGGAGAGCTAAGAATGGAAAGAATCAAAGGAAAGAAGAGGAGTTTGATTGAGAAATGAGAAGGATTTTTTTTGGGGATGTTTTCTgaagtttaaaaattaaaattttattgaaattgAATTAAAAGTAGCCGTTACTCTCCAACGGCTAAGTGTATAGCTGGGACGCCTACTCAATACTCATGACTCATGCTTTGGGTTTAATGGAAGCAGGGTTGGGCCTATGAAATTTTACCAGCCCAACCATCATTTTCGTGTACAAACAATTTCTTCCGGGAAttcatttcaaaaaatttatcaGCAAGTCTTATTATGAAATTCTAAGAGCCAATAAGTTCTTTtgataaaaaaggaaataaagctTATGATTCATACTTAAAATGACTGTAAAATAGCCCaaatatttttagttttttttttgaaattcgcATTTCATACCTTACCATATAGTTTCTTCTTATTTCGTGTTTTGTTTTGTGGTAAAGTAAGTCTAAAATAGTTATCATAAAAGAGTATCCTCAAAAAATGTATGCTAGTTTAAGTTAATTTCTTTCCATACTTCACACAATTATTCAGAGGAAGTTTGTGTCCATTTGATCAATCAATATCGAAATTAAAGATAATATATAACATTTGTTGAAACAATTAGCGAATAACAAATCATTGTATGTTAAGCTATGAATTGGGCACAAAAACTGAACTGTAGAAGGATCAGCCAGAGGAAAGAGCTAAATGGAGAATTCATGCCTTATTTGTGATTTATATGCCAAAAGTAGACTTGTTTGTCTTCACATTTTGGATAATACATAAAGACTAATTGATTCTCTTTCAATGCCCTTTTGTTCATCTAAAAGGGAAAAGGAGTTAATGTGCTTTGTCATATCTCAAGATTTCTATCgacttttgttttctttgtggGAAGGGGGACAAGAACCAATAGTACCTTTTCAGTCACAGGGTGTTATTGGTAATGCATGAGATAAAATGAAGCTTAAAATTTGATTGATTGAGTTTCCCCttctaacattttttttcttctcaacCTTTAGGATGACCAAAGAGCACCAGCCCAGATAAATAAGAGGTTCATTGAATATATTTCTGGCATCAAGTTAGTTCCATTTAAGGGGCTATAGATACCACTCGGAACATATAGTTTCATGGCTTTCTTGATGCACTTCAAAAACAAATCTATGAATCTCTATACAATTAATTGTGACAAATTAGTCATTGAGGTTTTCCAGTGCAAGTCTGTGGGCGCATACATATGCAGAAGGGCCTGTTTTTACGTGTTTCTGCAGTTACAGTAGATCTACTGCCTCTGAAAGTATGATAGAGATGCATCAGTCACTGCAGGTATGATAGAGCTCATCATTGAAAATTATGAGATGACAAAAACCCTTAGCTCTTCCCTGTCTCCCCTTGTGATTCGTGTATCAGAGTCGAGATAGGTAACTTCAAATTCACCAGTTCCGCGGTTAGAAGGTGGCCTTAAAAAATCTGGTATCCGTGGTACCTCCAGCGACGGTAACTGAGATAAGTTTCCAGCAGTCTTGACGGTAGTTTTTTCAAATGTTATCTTGATGTTGGAAGTACCTACATGTGCCAACAAGCAGGTTATGATGATAGTGGTGAActgatgcaaatggtgaaacACTGAAATCAGACTGACGTAGAAAGTTTAATTGTAAGCACCAACCTATAATTTCGAATTTGTGGGCTAAAGTAGCAGTCAGTTCGACAGGTGGAAGAGGCCATGGAGCACCTAATTCAAGGTCAACTATGTTATCAAAGTCTTTGCTTAAGACATCAATCCGTTGAAATACCTAACAGAAAACTTTATGCCATCAGTGATGAGATAATAAAGCACGATATTACATTATGCAGTTTTTGTCTAACAAACAAGTGGGCAATCCATAAACTAAATCACAGTTTCAACAATCTGGAGAGGGAAGATATGGACACCATGATATCCTGGGAGCAACCCTCTTTTAAGGCTTTCGTTCACTTCAGCATTAAGGAGAATTCCGCTGTTTTTGCCATTAAAATCTAAAAAACATTGTCAAAGTATCCATTCTTGTGTATGATCTCATACTGTAGTCAAACGACAGCACTTAAGGAGATTTCTTAAGCAAGTACGTCTCACCTGGCCAAGAGTTATAGGAAGAAGCCTTCCAGTAGGGGGTCCAGGACGGCTTCCACCAAGAGTGCGAGAAGAAAATGCACTGCTATAGATCAATTTCCACCTTCCCTGCAGTTTATCAATGTCAACCAAGAGATCGACAGGGCCAGCAACAGATTCAAGATCCTTGGCAGCAGCATCTGCTTTCTGTCGATCATCTTCAGTAGCAGCAAGCCCTCTATTTAGCCCAGAAACTGCACTCTGCAATTTAGGTTTGTTGAAGCCTCATAAATACCAAAACATCATATTTCACACATCAGATTGCAAAGGAAGAAATTTGATTGTTGTCACAACAGATTGGAATTCACAGTTGCAAATATAGCTCTGCTGTCAACAAGCACCTTGTACCAGGACCACGTACTTTTAACTTAAAGAGTCAAAAAGGAAAGCTGGTACTGTCTTGTACAGATTAATGATAATTGAAATCCATTATGATATAAATGGAACTCTTtctcctcccccccccccccccaaaaaaaactcTTCCTGAGGAAGTGGGCTGTTAAGCATGCCTAACTTGAGATGGGAGCCAACCAACCAGAGACTCAACCTCTAAACCTTTGGGCATGTATTCCAGACCACTTTATTGATTTAGATGTTATACGACAGTATTCATCCTTACTAACATACTCAGAGCAActaaaaattagaaacaaaaatccaaggaaaaaatcaaaacaaacaatgaagGAAAGTAGCAAggaaacgaaaaggaaaaagattaaAGGCACTAGGAACAAGAACGTAGTATGTTCTCTAGTCTTCTCACTAGTAATCAAATGAAGGAGGAGAGCACATTTTGTTCATAACCAGAGGCATGCAAGATCCATGGAATCAGAACAGGGTCTTTGAGTGGAAGAAACTATGACAACGCACTAAGATCAAATTAGCAGTTCAGAATTGGAGGTGACCATCCTTGCTTACTTCAACAGAAATAAATAACACGTAATGAAATGAATTCAATACAAcatgaaaagaaatgaaagtgaTTTCACTTTTACAGATAGGCAATAAGGTTTGTGTCCTAGGCTTAATCTCCAGGATTGTCATAGCAGGAGCCTCGATGTCCTTGTGCTTTCAACTAATATGCAACACTAAACATCAGATTCCAAATTAAACAATGATAGAATCCTTTTCCCGGCCAAAAAGACATAGCTGAGGAACTTTTTGATTTGTCCAATCCATTATCTAGTAATTCTTGTGATTGTTGATGCACTCATATACAATGTCTTCTCTGACTAATCTTCATGCAATTTTAGTTGTTACTCAAGGCATGCAGCTGACAGGCATGGGCCAAGTTGAAAACCATGGCAATGTAGACACTGATTCAAGTCCAAAGTGATTGCATTGCAACAAATACATCCTCCAATCTTCCACTAGAAGAGTCTAAAACAGTGTCCTGATTTGTGGTAGTAACTGCAAGCTTCTTGATTCTACAATCTCTGGATGAATAACACTGTCCTATTTAACTGCAACTGCAATAATCACATATAACCTTTAATCTTTTGTGTTACTTCTCTATACTAGGAGCCTCTAAAGGATTCCCAGATTCTGTGGTTGGCAACTTAAGCCTCACCCTAGAGTCCAATACTTTCTTTACAGCAAATCAAGCTTTTGTCCTTCTCTGCTATCTTTTAGATTACCAAACAGATGTCCATGTCCATATCTTATGTACCAAAGTTTTCACTATTTTCCTGATTTTGCTATCCTAATTGAAAAAGCATCTGTACACTAAAAATAGGCTAATGCCAGAAACTTGCAGAACCTAACCTATTGTTGAGCCTATTCAAAGCATTCAAATCCATGTTTCTGTTCTAAAGAAGTGACTATTGACATTGGCCAATCCAGATAAAAATGCATTGACATACTAACTTGTCAGAAATTTCTGGAACTACTTAACTACTTAGGCATACTGGGGATGAAGCTACAAAAAAAGTTCATACAAAAATTGATACATCGCAAGATTCTATGGTATTGATTCAAAAGCAACAAGGCAGTTTAGCCAGCTTCACAATTCAAAATCAGGTTAAATGTAACTAATTGAAGTATAGAATCACTAAATTCTTCAGAGACCTCAAAAAGTAGATTAAAAGATGCATCCAATTGAGTTAATTAACCAACAATTTCCCCGTTGCATCTAATTGGGCCATAGGCTGTTTTAGTCATTGAAGCAAACACGTTCTTCAGCGATGACTGATACTTCCCAATTAAGGAGCAATAATTCAGCATCCCACTAGAGAAATTATACAATTATCACTCCAGACACCATCAAACCAAacaggaaaaataaagaaaaaacatATAAAAAATCAGCTATACAAGTCTTCCAAAAAAGCAAACGAAATAAAAAgacagaaagaaaaaagagacgAACGGATACCAATAACTTAAGCTTTGAAGAGCTAACAAGCTCAGCTTTTGATTGCTCAGCTTCTGAAGAGTATTTCACTGAGGCTTCATCAAGGGCTGACCTGCAAATGCAGCCTCTTTTGATGcaagattttctttttctaaactCAGCAGAGCAGAACAAATTCCGGGCTCTTGGCAGGTAACTATTTGTGttagaagatgattttggtgaaGGGGTTATGGATGgtagtgatgatgatgatgatgtagAATGATGATGGTACAATAATGGCTTAATTGGAGGGTGAAATAGAGATGCCATGGCAGTTTCTTGTAGCACTTTTGATTGTTCGAACTGAGAAGGTGGCTGGATTATCTAGCCAGTGCAAGAAATGAGTCTGGTATGTTTTGATTGGCTGGAGGCATACGTGTAGATTGTACTTGAAAATTCTTGGTCCCCATGTCAAGTCCCTAAATCCCAGGTGATGGTCTACTGTGGCGGCCTGTGGTTCTAAATTAACGTTGGGGCCTGAGGAGCAAACAACAATAATCAAGAAATCCAAGATGCTTTGTCATattgtttttgttcttttctttttcttttttatcatttttcccTAGGGGAGGTTCATAGCTCTGCACGTTTGGATTGCTAGTTTTTAAGGAAAATTTTTAACAtggatatttttttaattatctttttacatTATATACATTAAATTGTTATGGTATGTTTATctacaaaaacttcaaaaaatagcaatccaaacaagaatCGTAAGCGGTGGCTTGTGATAATTGGAGAATTTGGTTGATATTGCTGAGGAACTTTTGGTCGGCTAACATGTAATTATTTGGTTTGGATGAGGTACTTAAGCACTTGTATGAATTGGGCAGTTTCATTTGATTATTGTGTAATCTAATCCCAAATGGCACTGATGATCCAAAAGTTTTGAAACTTTGTTAGCACTATTACTTTCTAAAAGTATACATGGCGAATTCCTTAGAATATcatcatttgtataaaataagaaaagggaaaaaatcgGTCAAATATTGATGTTCGGAATATTAATATATTGTTATTAAACCTAACACAGTCCGACGGTTCAATCGATCAACTTGATGAACCGGCCTTGAAATCGGGTTGGGTTACTAATTAAATCGAAGTTGTATGGAATTCATTGATGATCGTTCAACTCAGATAGTTTGACTAAAGAACCGGGACACTCGGACGATTATTGATAAACCCGATGGGTTTTGGAAATTATTGTGGAATGACTTTGTTacccaaattttcatttgatcagGAACACTAATTCGTGCATTTTCGTCTTTCTTTGCATCATGCTAACAATTAGGGATTTAACTTAATTCTTCTTTCTCACTTTCGcagcaaaaaatcaaaattcaagaatagaattctcttcctctctttgctttattcttccaattttcctctttttggCTGTTTGTGACTTATGTTTGGTGGTCTGACacttaaatttataattatattgGAAATGTAATATCAACatgaattcatgaattgagaaCCATGTTTAGATATGGCTTGTGTGTATGAACTATGAACAAATTACGACCTGTTAaggtttaaaaaattttatacttatattataatttaggaaaaatcgttcaaaacatttctcacattttgtaaaatgacttttttcatccctcacttttaaaagtgtaattttacatcctttataaattcacattggtcaaattttatCCCTACCTAGGTTTTTGACTAATTTTTAGTCAAAATTTACCACTTGCATTGCATGTAATATTTTTTGAGGAGCAACATTGTCAAATCAATTTTTACATAATTAGATCCATAGTCcatcacatttcacaaaataaattgttttgtccattacatttcacaaaataaattttttcatttctcacatttcacaaaatgaaatttttcatcTTACATTAACCATATGTTcgaatatatattttttaaatctatGTACATATCTATTTGAGTTCACTTGAACAGTATGAATAGCATATAATATATCTCAATTTGATTTTTTCTAAATAAATTAATTACAATTGTACACATGTTATTCaatatatatacatgggtttaaaaccaataattttgttttaaaccatacgtatatatctatttgattttactatGTGAACCTATCAATATTTGtggccttttttcttttgataataattcatttattaagTTGTACAATAAGACCATCTAATTAATGGGCACTTACTTGGGCAGcatttggcaagtgagttttttgggtgtttgtctaaaactttactgtaacttattgtagaagtttttaaaaatttttttgaagtgtgtgttttttttttaaatattttgaagtgtatagttttaaaactttgagaagttttttaatgttactgtagttaaagtttttaaaaaatttgtagtaGACAAACTTGATAAAAAACTTGTCTGCCAAACAAGGCATTGTATTCTATAGTCATACTaacaaattatagtttaaatctgaaatttctactTACCAATTTTAAGACCAACAGTTGAACTACTTGCCTTGtgattaattaaaatttaaagtaccaatcacttacttctttttttttcatacttttcctttgtttatttttctgtccaaatttaatttgatataaACACTCAATAATGTTTAGAATtaaatattttctttgttttcaattttttgagtaaaaagaaatgaaaatgagtgaaaaaactaataatttttttaacccgTGTATATACATTCAGACgaaatcaaataaagatataTTAAATGCTATTCGTACTATTCTAGtaaaatcaaatatatatatatgtgtgtgtgtgtgtgtgcgagtttaaaaaaaactattcgtacacatgatcaacgaaggatgaaaaaattcatttttgaaatgtaagggatgaaaagattcattttataaaatgtgaggaacTATGGATCGAATTATGTTAAAtctaatttgataattttgccttaaaaaatgatcacgtgcaatACACACAGTGAATTCTTGcaaaaaactagtcggaaatCTAGGTATGGactaaatttgattaatgtgaatttgtaagagaCGTAagattacacttttaaaagtgaggaacaaaaaaattatttcataaaatgtgagggacgttttgaactacttttactataatttatgtgtttatttaattatataacatattttttattatatagtgTGACCCAACGGTTCAACCAGTGAATTGCGAATTAACCACTAACCTGCCAACTCGATCCTCACGCTGGGTTGATGACCGGGTTGattttaataactatggtttgGAGTTGGTGACTTAATCTATACTTGTCATGCCCACATGCCACAATGGATctaggaaattttttttgaataccCAAAGGGTAGTCACCCAATTTTTTTAGTGGGAATTTTACTCTTCTAAGATATCCTTGTAAGAATATTTTGTTGTCTGTTTCATTTTCTAGATTTGAGATTTGATAGATCTTAGAAGCAAAatcttgatttattagaacatATGCATATAGATTTATTGGGCAATAGTGATATTCATCTGATGgaagatttttttaaaatttcaatgtTATGATcaagtttattattttttcgaTTTGTTGTATTAGATTATTATCAAATTTATGTATCTTTGTCATGTTTGATATACTTTTTGCCATGAGCTTAGATATTGGAATAAAATTAtcctttttattgaaaaattcgCTCATAAACAAATATGCATACAATTTAATTTATCAAGAGCACGTTTCAATCATTTAACCATTtgttttttcacttttatattcTAAGAGTTCATGTATTTTTAGTGTTTGGTAGGagataattttgaattttttttttggaacaccATTGTACTATTAGTgcctttttgtgatgtgatatatataaGATAATATGGTGATTGTgaaaatcaaaaatattaataaaatgtgtttatgatgtaatcaaatttcttttttcttatgatgtaatcaaatttattttttctttctttgcaaacaAATGCCTTATCCAAATACACTCATTTGGATAAGtgattatttggagaaaatttctATCTTGGATCattataaatacattttttttatttttttcaattatctctttatctcatatacattacACTactaaaaaagaaatacaataatattctaaaatttttttatgacaATTTATTGTCTAAACACACGTAATCATGTAATAGAAATGACCAATATTCGATACAACTTAGcacttatttttaatttattattttaactgattgtagattttaattttagacaattaaattttataatattcacatttatttttatattcagattatagatttttttaataaaaaaaattaaaatttataatcGATCAACAAGTAAGTTGTATATGTATAGATTCTAATTATTCTCTATAATCACTTTCCATGATCTTTTGGTAAAATCTAAACAAACAACAATCGCCTTAAAATCGGGgattaatttcagaaacctcccctgagattttttCTAATCACACCTAGCACCCCCAACTTTCAGAAATCATATTTACCACCCTTAGAATGACAACTTTTATCACATTGTCAGCCCTTTTGTGTAAgaattatatttaaaaattgtTTATAGGAGAGAGACTATTTTTCTATTCCACTTTTGCCCTATTGGAAGATGAGTTTTGAATTTacaagatgaaaataaaaacaaaactaTGTTGTGATAGTATTTTAGAAGCTAAAGAGGTGTAAGTGTAACAAGCACAAGAAGCTTCTTAACATTGATACTATAGAGGACCGTTGGGCAAAACCATTCCCACCTGTTTGGTGCTTAAGCTATATTAAGCAGATTGGAAACAAGATAACATCATTCACCATCGATTTTCTTTGGGCAAATTGCAGCAACTGGTGCATCAATCTAACACTGATTGCTATCTACATTTTTATTCAGATtacaaaatcaatttgatgaagtccaagtacaacatgcaatGCTGTAATTGATTACCAACTGTTTTAGCCTTCATAGTCATAGGCAATTCAAAGtagaaagttggggaaattgAGCCTGTTTTGTATGGTACTTGTGACAATCCAATCAGATGTGTACTTCCCACGGTCACATGTTTAGCTAAGTCTAAGCCAAACTAAGATTCCAAAAAATGTGCTACTATTCATATCTGTCCGTACAACTAATGCATCAACGTGTCTTTCCAAGCAACTAGTGCATCAATGCGTTGCT
This Coffea arabica cultivar ET-39 chromosome 3e, Coffea Arabica ET-39 HiFi, whole genome shotgun sequence DNA region includes the following protein-coding sequences:
- the LOC113736192 gene encoding plastid-lipid-associated protein 6, chloroplastic-like; this encodes MASLFHPPIKPLLYHHHSTSSSSSLPSITPSPKSSSNTNSYLPRARNLFCSAEFRKRKSCIKRGCICRSALDEASVKYSSEAEQSKAELVSSSKLKLLSAVSGLNRGLAATEDDRQKADAAAKDLESVAGPVDLLVDIDKLQGRWKLIYSSAFSSRTLGGSRPGPPTGRLLPITLGQVFQRIDVLSKDFDNIVDLELGAPWPLPPVELTATLAHKFEIIGTSNIKITFEKTTVKTAGNLSQLPSLEVPRIPDFLRPPSNRGTGEFEVTYLDSDTRITRGDREELRVFVIS
- the LOC113737923 gene encoding kinesin-like protein KIN-10A — encoded protein: MAPTPSSKPHSMMQTPSSKSNPAHNQTRTPQSKQRLNFNVSKPSPNPNSSAMAKESNNPPAEHPVEVIGRIRDYPDQKKNPASSSALQINPDKQSLRVKTEIGYRDFSLDGVSLSEEEDLDAFYKKFVESRINGVKLGDKCTIMMYGPTGAGKSHTMFGCGKQPGIVYKSLKDILWEGEEVGEENGEKLGPATFVQVTVLEIYNEEIYDLLSTNNGGGFNLGWAKGGSASKVRLEVMGKKAKNASFIAGHEATKISREIQKVEKRRIVKSTLCNERSSRSHCMIILDVPTVGGRLMLVDMAGSENIEQAGQNGLEAKLQTAKINQGNTALKRVVESIANGDSHVPFRDSKLTMLLQDSFEDDKSKILMILCASPDPKELHKTISTLEYGAKAKCIVRGPHTPIKEKGAEDSSSAVILGSRIAAMDQFIYKLQMENKLREKERNDAQKELMKKEEEIAALRAKVALAEGKGHDTMEEEINLKANQQVQKLKSELEKRIQECEKMADELIEMERRKMENVVLQFQQESEMLRQRLRELESELYKSRVGGGSLDMDGNNFVRKLLDTYSEDSGMVKSMDLDKSYDLDAGKQEVLVFKAGNGETKSYLDFDSRKNSRDDKDYDDLLVRSFSSKGCLSTVFEEDEEEGSGDDKEKFSDEEVQKEVIEEKKVCSSTLATKAPSIPEVSSQNQDKVENFRETLVDKLLQAESPSEPESAQDTASSRLMRIQNIFTLCGNHRELSHHIRTPMPALKRSENIDPMASPVRTTEEGSDAKSISDVKLLQKSLSKDLLVSDIPENFQTPMGNKKMAPSSFESTLASKENCNPIDEKIGDLDVYVKWEASMENPGKFITTLKVVKDSTLADLRKLIEIHLGGDNQAFTFLVLGDPSGAPVPREKEATMQASKLPICNNQLPGRLACLRPLKGTRNAPHHLPLSPLENKLPLTPISNVTKHCDYLSPELPTHLDSTPFVTLRRY